A genomic region of Leptotrichia hofstadii contains the following coding sequences:
- the rph gene encoding ribonuclease PH, with product MRKNNRKNDEMREVKVTKNYIIHPEGSVLMEFGNTKVICNATVEEKIPRWLKGTGSGWVTAEYSMLPRATNARVQRESTKGKLSGRTMEIQRLIGRALRAAIDLEKLGERTIMIDCDVIQADGGTRTASITGAYLALELAIEKLIDEGKLKDIPIKSKVAAISVGKVRNELLLDLEYEEDSRADVDMNIVMNDKGEFIELQGTGEEATFTHAELLKFIELSKNAFDKLFSL from the coding sequence GTGAGAAAAAATAATAGAAAAAATGATGAAATGAGAGAAGTAAAAGTGACAAAAAATTACATTATTCATCCAGAAGGTTCAGTTTTAATGGAATTTGGGAACACAAAAGTTATTTGTAATGCAACAGTTGAGGAAAAAATACCTAGGTGGCTGAAAGGAACAGGCTCAGGATGGGTAACAGCAGAATACAGCATGCTTCCAAGAGCAACAAATGCACGTGTCCAAAGGGAATCAACAAAAGGAAAACTTTCTGGAAGAACTATGGAAATCCAGCGTCTAATCGGAAGGGCCCTAAGAGCCGCAATAGACTTGGAGAAATTAGGGGAAAGAACAATAATGATAGACTGCGATGTAATTCAGGCAGACGGCGGTACAAGAACAGCCTCAATTACAGGAGCTTATCTTGCTTTGGAACTGGCAATTGAAAAACTGATAGACGAAGGAAAATTAAAAGATATCCCAATAAAATCAAAAGTTGCAGCAATAAGCGTCGGGAAGGTCCGGAATGAATTGCTTCTTGACTTAGAATACGAAGAAGACTCAAGAGCCGATGTGGATATGAACATTGTAATGAATGACAAAGGTGAATTTATTGAACTGCAAGGTACAGGGGAAGAAGCAACTTTTACTCATGCAGAACTATTGAAGTTTATTGAATTATCCAAAAATGCCTTTGATAAATTATTTAGTTTATAA